A single window of Candidatus Desulfatibia profunda DNA harbors:
- a CDS encoding elongation factor Tu, whose product RFAIREGGRTVGAGVVSDIIS is encoded by the coding sequence TCAGGTTTGCCATCAGGGAAGGCGGCCGGACGGTCGGCGCCGGCGTGGTCAGCGACATTATTTCATAG